A single window of Marinobacter sp. LA51 DNA harbors:
- a CDS encoding efflux RND transporter periplasmic adaptor subunit, translating to MWKQWLVALGFVVVAAGAAVGYLKLGSGEQAQSGRERPPSAVNTRLPERDTVRDVVKSVGNLEALNSVEVTSEVSGRVVSLQLQSGARVDQGTVLLQLDDRQARADLQVIESQLADARRQFERAQQLRSNSSVSQAEVDALRTAVRVAEAQRESARVRLENHRIEAPFAGVLGLSDIDIGAYVSAGTSIATLDATDRMELNFAVPERFLGAVSLGQSVAGLSPAYPEDHFTGELVELGTRINPLSRTLPVRALIDNSAGKLRPGQFMSATLTLRERVALVIPEQAVMIRGDEQYVFVAEDGVARRTPVTLGSRMPGRVEVSEGLSLEDAVIVTGQDRISNGDRIRVQDADNAIPENRFVQSMES from the coding sequence ATGTGGAAGCAATGGCTGGTGGCTCTGGGCTTTGTGGTTGTAGCCGCCGGAGCTGCGGTGGGCTACCTGAAGCTGGGGTCCGGTGAGCAGGCCCAGAGCGGTCGTGAACGTCCGCCATCGGCCGTCAACACCCGGCTACCCGAGCGGGACACCGTGCGCGATGTGGTCAAGTCGGTGGGTAACCTGGAGGCCTTGAACTCGGTCGAAGTGACCAGCGAGGTCAGTGGCCGGGTGGTGTCGCTGCAGCTGCAGAGTGGCGCCCGGGTGGATCAGGGCACGGTTCTGCTGCAACTGGATGATCGCCAGGCCCGGGCCGACCTCCAGGTCATCGAATCCCAGCTCGCCGATGCCCGCCGTCAGTTTGAGCGCGCCCAGCAATTACGCTCCAACAGCAGTGTGTCCCAGGCCGAAGTCGATGCCTTGCGCACCGCGGTCAGGGTGGCCGAAGCCCAGCGTGAGTCGGCCCGGGTTCGGCTGGAAAACCATCGGATTGAAGCGCCCTTTGCCGGGGTGCTCGGGCTCAGTGATATCGACATTGGCGCCTATGTGAGCGCCGGGACCTCCATCGCCACCCTGGACGCCACCGACCGGATGGAACTGAATTTCGCCGTTCCCGAACGCTTCCTGGGCGCCGTAAGCCTGGGCCAGAGCGTGGCTGGTTTGTCGCCGGCTTACCCAGAGGACCACTTTACCGGCGAACTGGTGGAACTCGGTACCCGAATCAACCCACTCAGTCGCACCCTGCCAGTACGGGCTTTAATCGATAACTCGGCCGGCAAGCTGCGGCCGGGCCAGTTTATGTCCGCCACCCTGACCCTCAGGGAGCGGGTGGCCCTGGTGATTCCCGAACAGGCGGTGATGATCCGCGGCGATGAGCAGTATGTCTTTGTCGCCGAGGATGGCGTCGCCCGCCGGACCCCGGTGACCCTGGGTTCCAGAATGCCGGGCCGGGTTGAAGTGTCCGAAGGCCTGAGTCTGGAGGATGCGGTGATCGTTACCGGTCAGGACCGGATCAGCAATGGCGACCGGATTCGGGTCCAGGACGCTGACAATGCGATTCCGGAGAATCGCTTCGTTCAGTCCATGGAGTCCTGA
- a CDS encoding DUF3833 domain-containing protein, which yields MQSPSVSAVVAGPVRLLWLLFAVWLLAGCAGASLDDYADRAPELIPAQFFTGELSARGVVKDYVGTVIRTFDADISASWDDDGTGTLDEVFRFDDGEVQTRTWTLTPVDDGYRATAGDVVEPGLMQWRGNAIHMNYVLRLAYGDGTLDVRMDDWMYLVTPDTLINETTLSKWGIDVGEILLVIQKR from the coding sequence ATGCAAAGCCCCTCTGTAAGCGCCGTTGTTGCTGGCCCCGTTCGTCTACTCTGGTTATTGTTTGCGGTGTGGTTACTGGCAGGTTGCGCCGGAGCTTCCCTGGACGATTACGCCGACCGGGCGCCGGAGCTGATCCCGGCCCAGTTTTTTACCGGTGAACTCTCGGCCCGGGGTGTGGTCAAGGACTACGTCGGTACGGTCATTCGCACCTTCGATGCGGACATCAGCGCCTCCTGGGATGACGACGGTACCGGCACCCTGGACGAGGTTTTCCGCTTCGACGATGGTGAAGTACAGACCCGGACCTGGACTCTGACTCCGGTAGACGACGGCTATCGGGCCACCGCCGGCGATGTGGTTGAGCCGGGCCTGATGCAGTGGCGTGGCAATGCCATCCACATGAATTATGTGCTGCGACTGGCGTACGGGGACGGTACCCTGGATGTGCGCATGGACGACTGGATGTACCTGGTGACCCCGGACACCCTGATCAACGAAACCACCCTGAGCAAATGGGGTATCGATGTTGGGGAGATTTTGCTGGTGATCCAGAAACGATAA
- a CDS encoding acyl-CoA dehydrogenase C-terminal domain-containing protein, with protein MPVYKAPLRDMKFLLNEVFDYPGHYQRLASGANASPDIVDAILSECGRFCEEVLSPLYQSGDEQGCTLTDGEVTTPEGYKTAYQQYAEGGWQGLSAPEEFGGQGLPASMGLLKQEMMGTANWSFSMYPGLSLGAMNTIFLHGSDDQKHTYLRPLTEGRWAGTMCLTEPQCGTDLGQVKTRAEPQADGSYKLTGTKIFISSGDHDLTENIVHIVLARLPDAPKGTRGISLFIVPKFLPSGGKDGSGVGERNGVSCGSLEKKMGIKASATCVMNFDGATGLLIGPENEGLNCMFTFMNTARIGTAIQGVGPAELSYQWALDYARERRSMRALSGKKEPDQVADALIHHGDVRRMLLTQKAVAEGGRAMLYYAARLADHMVEGHTEGDLDKVAKYDDKLGFLTPILKGFLTEMGYEAANLGMQVFGGHGYIREHGMEQIVRDTRIATLYEGTTGIQALDLLGRKVLVMTQGGAVREFTLKVANFARKQLTDKRLRPFAVELLKLTAQWNLLTVRVMLAARKDRDVVSAAAYDFLMYSGYVTMAYMWLRQSAVAVDKLANGGEESKAFYHAKLATAEFYYERLLPRAQSHATSMLSPTRNLMQLDAEDMAFTG; from the coding sequence ATGCCGGTTTATAAAGCGCCATTGCGCGACATGAAATTCCTGCTCAATGAAGTGTTTGACTATCCCGGGCATTACCAGCGCCTCGCCAGCGGCGCAAACGCCAGTCCCGATATTGTGGACGCCATTCTCTCCGAATGCGGCCGGTTCTGTGAGGAAGTCCTGAGCCCGCTGTACCAGAGTGGCGATGAGCAGGGCTGCACCCTGACCGACGGTGAAGTGACCACACCGGAAGGCTACAAAACCGCCTATCAGCAGTACGCCGAGGGCGGTTGGCAAGGGCTTTCCGCGCCCGAGGAATTCGGCGGTCAGGGCCTGCCGGCCTCCATGGGCCTTTTGAAACAGGAAATGATGGGAACCGCCAACTGGTCGTTCTCGATGTACCCGGGCCTATCCCTGGGCGCCATGAATACCATTTTCCTGCACGGCAGCGACGACCAGAAACACACCTATCTGCGGCCCCTCACCGAGGGCCGCTGGGCCGGAACCATGTGCCTGACCGAGCCACAATGCGGCACCGACCTGGGCCAGGTAAAAACCAGGGCCGAACCCCAGGCTGATGGCAGTTACAAACTCACCGGCACCAAGATCTTCATCTCCTCCGGCGACCACGACCTGACCGAGAATATTGTCCACATAGTGCTGGCACGCCTTCCGGATGCGCCCAAAGGCACCCGTGGCATCAGTCTGTTCATCGTACCCAAGTTCCTGCCGTCCGGGGGTAAAGACGGAAGCGGTGTAGGAGAGCGCAATGGCGTAAGTTGCGGCAGCCTGGAAAAAAAGATGGGGATCAAGGCGTCGGCTACCTGCGTGATGAACTTCGACGGCGCCACCGGCTTGCTGATCGGCCCGGAAAACGAAGGCCTGAACTGCATGTTCACCTTCATGAACACCGCCCGCATCGGCACCGCCATCCAGGGTGTCGGACCGGCCGAACTGTCCTACCAATGGGCATTGGACTATGCCCGCGAACGCCGCTCCATGCGCGCACTGTCCGGCAAGAAGGAGCCGGACCAGGTCGCCGACGCGCTGATCCACCATGGTGATGTCCGGCGCATGCTGCTGACCCAGAAAGCCGTCGCCGAGGGCGGCCGGGCGATGCTCTATTACGCCGCCCGACTGGCCGACCACATGGTGGAAGGCCACACCGAAGGAGACCTGGACAAGGTCGCGAAATACGACGATAAGCTGGGCTTCCTGACGCCGATCCTGAAAGGCTTCCTCACCGAAATGGGCTACGAGGCCGCCAACCTGGGCATGCAGGTGTTCGGCGGCCACGGGTACATCCGCGAGCACGGTATGGAACAGATTGTGCGCGATACCCGGATTGCTACTCTGTACGAGGGCACGACCGGCATCCAGGCCCTGGATTTGCTGGGTCGCAAAGTCCTGGTGATGACGCAGGGCGGCGCGGTTCGGGAATTTACCCTGAAGGTCGCCAACTTTGCCCGCAAGCAGCTAACCGACAAGCGGCTGCGGCCGTTCGCGGTGGAGCTGCTGAAACTGACTGCGCAGTGGAACCTGCTGACGGTGCGGGTAATGCTGGCCGCCCGTAAGGATCGCGATGTGGTCAGTGCTGCCGCGTACGATTTCCTGATGTACAGCGGCTACGTCACCATGGCTTACATGTGGCTAAGGCAGTCCGCGGTGGCTGTGGATAAGTTGGCCAACGGCGGCGAGGAATCCAAGGCGTTCTACCACGCCAAGCTGGCCACGGCGGAGTTCTATTACGAGCGCCTGTTGCCCCGGGCCCAAAGCCACGCCACCAGCATGCTCAGTCCAACCAGAAACCTGATGCAACTGGACGCTGAAGACATGGCGTTCACTGGCTAG
- a CDS encoding substrate-binding periplasmic protein: MIKLVTGFATVALTLMASTTTVQAEERLYLYTENFPPYNMSASGRAFEHGQEDIDGLCTELVVAALKQTNLDYRIKLRNWDYGYNRALSKENHGIFCTTYTEERAPLFKWVGPLTDNLWTVFAPPGSDFEMDELSDARGMVFGGYRNDVKSEYLIKKGYEVSALDSDDLNPKRLELGQIDLWLADRLGGPYVASQQNVEGLVPVFSFNDTQLFLALNLETSDEVVAELKGGLAAIRESGMFEAIETKYGL; the protein is encoded by the coding sequence GTGATCAAACTAGTAACAGGTTTTGCCACGGTGGCGCTGACGCTGATGGCGTCGACAACCACCGTGCAGGCAGAAGAACGGCTCTACCTCTACACCGAAAATTTCCCTCCGTACAACATGAGCGCATCCGGGCGTGCGTTTGAGCATGGTCAGGAGGATATTGACGGGTTGTGCACGGAGCTGGTGGTGGCGGCGCTGAAGCAGACCAATCTCGATTACCGCATCAAGCTCCGCAACTGGGACTACGGTTACAACCGCGCGCTGAGCAAGGAAAACCACGGCATTTTCTGTACCACCTACACCGAGGAGCGCGCGCCGCTGTTCAAGTGGGTAGGGCCTCTGACCGACAACCTGTGGACAGTTTTCGCACCACCGGGTTCTGACTTCGAGATGGACGAGCTCTCGGACGCCAGGGGCATGGTGTTCGGTGGTTACCGTAATGACGTCAAATCGGAATATCTGATCAAGAAGGGCTATGAAGTTTCGGCTCTGGACAGCGATGACCTGAACCCGAAGCGACTGGAACTGGGCCAGATCGATCTCTGGCTGGCCGATCGTCTGGGTGGCCCATACGTGGCGTCACAGCAAAATGTTGAAGGCCTGGTGCCGGTGTTCTCGTTCAACGATACCCAGTTATTCCTGGCGCTGAACCTGGAGACATCGGACGAGGTGGTCGCTGAACTGAAAGGTGGGCTGGCAGCCATTCGAGAGTCCGGTATGTTCGAGGCGATTGAGACCAAATACGGTCTTTAA